The DNA sequence GAACTATAGTTAGGATTAATATCCAAGCAACTGTAGAGTCTATGCTTCTACGTTCCCTAAATATAAGGTTTAACATTACTAAAAAGTTTATTATATATATAGAGGTAACTAAAAATTGATATGAAAAAATAGTAGATAAAATAGTACTCGCCTCCTATTAAGATTATCTTTAGCATTAAATAATTATATTAATTATAACAAAAAGGAGTATATTTCTCTATAAAAAAACCCCTCTTATTTAAATAAGAAGGGTTTATATATTATTATTATTTTTCATTATTACTCATAAATAAGAAATAGTAAGAAGCTGCTATTACCATACCTCCTAATATGTTACCTATAGTAACTGGTAAGAAGTTATGTAAAAACACATTTCCTAAATTTAAATTAGCTACATCAGCTAAAGTTTTGTGAGATGCTTCTAAGTATACTGGATTTAATTTAACCATTAATCCAGCTAATAAGTATCCCATATTAGCAACAACGTGTTCTACGCCTATACATACGAATACGAATATACCTAACCAACCCATTATAACTTTTCCTGAAACTGATTTAGCAGCATATGAAGCCCAAACAGTTGCACAAACTAATAGGTTACAAACTACACCTGAAGCTATCGCAGCAGCAAATCCTATATTTACTTTACCAACTGCATTTTTTATAACAACACCACCATATAATCCGTGGCTCCAATCGAATACACCTGATTTAGAAACTAAAAAAGCAGCAAATGCCGCACCTATTAAGTTTCCTATCCAAACTAAAGCCCAGTTTTTAGCTGTTTTGCCCCAAGAAACTTTTTTCTTTAAAGCTGCTAAAGTTATTAATATATTACTAGTAAATAAGTCTCCTCCAGCTATTAATATAAGTACAAGTCCAGCTGGGAACATAAGTCCAGCTACCATTTTACCTAATCCATAAGTAGCAGGGTTAGCTAATAAATTGTAAGATGCTGCTATAGAACCTAAAGCACCTAACGCTATATACATTCCTGCTAAGAATGCAGAAATTAAAACTTTTTTAGTTGGAGTATTAGCTTTTTTTATACCTGCATGTAATGTATACTCTGCAACTTCAGCAGGTGTAAGCATTTTTTTGTCACTCATTTATAATTCCTCCCGTGAAATAATGTTATACAATTTTAGTCAAAAATTTATCATTTATCTACAACCTAAATAAGTATACAATAAAAATTACATTTTGTATACAAAAAACGAAGTGCAAAAACTTAATGTTATAAAAATTTATTCTATAAATCTATATATATTTATGGAACATAGTCAACTACTTGATTTAAAAACATATAATTTATTAGTAATTTATATAGGGGGGATAAAATGGAAAAAAACTTTCTAACTCCAGGGGAAATAATCAAAGTTACTATTGATACAGGAATAAAAAAATCTAATTTACCTTTTAAAAATCGTATGCTACTTGGGATTTTAGCTGGATTATTTATTGGCTTAGGTGGACTTGGAAATATCTTAATATCTCAAACCTTAACTGATCCGGGAATTTCTAAATTTGCTGGAGCATGTATATTCCCCATTGGACTTATGTTAGTAGTTGTTTGCGGAGCAGAGTTATTTACGGGGAATAATCTTATGACATTATCTATTTTAGAAAAAAAGATTACTTATAAATCATTATTTAAAAATTGGAGTGTAGTATATATAGGAAACTTTATAGGTTCTATATTGTTAGTATTAGCTATTTTTTTAAGTAATACATTAAGTCAAAGTGCTATAGAAAAAGTAGTAAATATAGCTCAAAGTAAAGTAGAGTTAACTTTTATAGAAGCTCTTATTAAAGGAATTTTATGTAATATTATGGTTGTATTAGCTGTTTTATTTGCAACTGCAGGTAGAGATATAGTATCAAAAGTTTTTGCATGTTGGTTTCCTATTATGTTATTTGTTTTATGTGGATTTGAACATAGTATAGCGAATATGTTTTTTATACCTATGGGAATGATTCTAGGAGCCAAAATAACTATAGTTCAATTATTATTTAACTTAATTGTAGTAACTTTTGGAAATATTATAGGAGGTGCTATAATAATTCCTTATATATATCACAGTTGCTATGTAAAGAAGTGAGAAAAAATGTTAGAAATTCTAAAAACGTTGATAGATATATCAACGTTTTTTAAGGTGAGTTCAATGGTTTTGTATATTGTTATTTTGTTTTTAATACATTATTATAGTATATGTATAATTTTTAATGGATAAATAAGTGTGAAATGTGAATAAACAGCATTGATTAGGAGGAAATATAATGAATAAGGAATTTATATATAAAAATTTATTAAATATATTAGATAAAGAGGGTATATACCTAAATGAGCCTATGAAAAATCATATCTCATTTAAGGTTGGAGGTCCTGCAGATTTTTTACTAAAACCAAAAACTGAAGATGAAATAAAAAAATTAATAGAGTTTTTAAAAAACGAAAACATACCTTATATAGTTATTGGAAATGGGTCAAACCTTTTAGTTAAAGATGGTGGTATAAGAGGCGTAGTTATAAAAATAGCTGACAATTTTAATAAGTTTGAAATTGAGGACACAAAAGTTATAGCTCAATCAGGAGCATTACTTTCTTTTATGGGGAAAGCTATATTAAATAAGAGTTTGACAGGATTTGAATTTGCAGCTGGAATACCAGGAACGCTAGGTGGAGCAATAGCTATGAATGCAGGTGCTTATGGAGGAGAGATGAAAGACATAGTCAAATCTGTAAGATTAATGGATTCAAAAGGTAATATAATTGAGTTAAGCAATAAAGAAATGGAATTTGAATATAGAAGAAGTTTAATTAGTAAAAGTGAGTATATAGTTTTATCAGCAATTATAGAATTAAAAGAAGGAAATTTTGATGAAATAAAGGGTTATATGAAAGAACTAACTAAAAGCAGAGTTACTAAACAGCCTTTAAATCTACCTAGTGCAGGAAGTACTTTTAAAAGACCTGAAGGACATTTCGCAGCAAAACTAATAGAAGATAGTGGATTAAAAGGATTGACATTAGGTGGAGCTAGAGTTTCGGAGAAGCACTCTGGATTTGTAGTTAATATAGGAGATGCAAAAGCAAAAGATATAATTGAGTTAATAAATGTAGTTAAAAGTACAGTATATTCTAAATTTGGAGTTATGCTAGAAGAGGAAGTCAAAATACTAGGAGATGAATAAAATATGGAAATACTAGCAGATTATCATACTCATACAATTTATAGTCATGGAAAAGGAACTATAGAAGATAATGTAAAAGTTGCTATAGAAAAGAATATAAAAACGATAGGTATTTCAGATCACGGTTATAAGCATATTGCATATGGCGTAAAATATGATAGTATAGCTAAAATGAGAGAAGAAATCGATAAACTTAATGAAAAATATAAAGAAATTGAAATTTTATTAGGAATGGAATGTAATATATTAGATGATAAAGGTAATATAGATTTAGATGATAAAATTGAAGATATGTTAGATTATACAATGGCCGGTTACCATTTTGGATCAAAGCCGACTTGTATAAAGAGTGCATTAGATCATGCATTTAATTATTTAAAATTTAAAAATTGGTGTAAAGATTACAACACTAATGCTGTAGTAAATGCCATAAAAAATAACAACCTTTTTATAGTAACTCATCCTGGAGATAAAGGGGATGTATATATAGAAGAAGTTGCAAAAGCAGCTATAAGTAAAAATACTTTTTTAGAAATAAACTCTCACCACGGTTATTTAAATGTTGATCAGTTAAATAAAATAAAAAATACTGGGGTTGAATTTGTTATAGGATCTGATGCACATAGACCTGAGCATATAGGAAATTTCGAAAAAGCCATAAAAATAGCTGAAGATGCAAAACTTGATTTTAATCTTATAAAGAATATAAAAATTTAGTGAATAGGGGGACTTAATATATGAGATTTATAATAGTTACAGGATTATCTGGATCTGGAAAAAGTGAAGCTATGAAGGCTCTGGAAGATATTGGGTTTTATTGTATAGACAATTTACCTCCAACTCTTATAACTAAGTTTGCAGAACTATGCTATCAAGGAAATTCAAGTATAGATAAAGTTGCGCTTGGAATTGACATAAGAGGTAGAGAGTTTTTTAAAACTCTACATGAAAGTTTAAGTTATTTGGAAAAAGAAAATTATAAATATGAAGTTTTATTTTTAGATTGCTCAGATGATGTATTAGTAAAAAGGTACAAAATGACTCGAAGAAATCATCCTTTAGCAAAAAATATGCAAATAACAGAAGGAATTAAAGAAGAAAGAGAAATTTTACAAACTCTAAGAGATAAAGCTGATAGTATAATAGATACTAGCAATATGAAACCTAGAGACTTAAAGGAAGAAGTAAGTAGATTATATATAGAAGGAGAAGATAATCCTAAACTTACTATATCTGTAGTATCATTTGGATTTAAGCATGGAATACCTATAGATGCAGATTTAGTTTTTGATGTTAGATTTTTACCAAATCCATACTATCTAGAAGAATTAAGACCAAAAACAGGAGACGATCAAGATGTAAGAGATTATGTAATGGATTCTGATGTAAGTAGAGAATTTTTAACAAAATTAGAAGATATGATAGATTTCCTAATCCCTCAATATATAAAAGAAGGAAAGAATCATTTAGTTATAGCTATAGGATGTACAGGTGGAAGACATAGATCAGTGACTATTTCAAATCTTATGTATGATAATTTAATTAAAAAGGGGTATAGAGCTGTAAAGAGACATAGAGATTACACTCTAAGATAAAAGTGGAGGAAATTA is a window from the Paraclostridium sordellii genome containing:
- a CDS encoding formate/nitrite transporter family protein, coding for MSDKKMLTPAEVAEYTLHAGIKKANTPTKKVLISAFLAGMYIALGALGSIAASYNLLANPATYGLGKMVAGLMFPAGLVLILIAGGDLFTSNILITLAALKKKVSWGKTAKNWALVWIGNLIGAAFAAFLVSKSGVFDWSHGLYGGVVIKNAVGKVNIGFAAAIASGVVCNLLVCATVWASYAAKSVSGKVIMGWLGIFVFVCIGVEHVVANMGYLLAGLMVKLNPVYLEASHKTLADVANLNLGNVFLHNFLPVTIGNILGGMVIAASYYFLFMSNNEK
- a CDS encoding formate/nitrite transporter family protein translates to MEKNFLTPGEIIKVTIDTGIKKSNLPFKNRMLLGILAGLFIGLGGLGNILISQTLTDPGISKFAGACIFPIGLMLVVVCGAELFTGNNLMTLSILEKKITYKSLFKNWSVVYIGNFIGSILLVLAIFLSNTLSQSAIEKVVNIAQSKVELTFIEALIKGILCNIMVVLAVLFATAGRDIVSKVFACWFPIMLFVLCGFEHSIANMFFIPMGMILGAKITIVQLLFNLIVVTFGNIIGGAIIIPYIYHSCYVKK
- the murB gene encoding UDP-N-acetylmuramate dehydrogenase — its product is MNKEFIYKNLLNILDKEGIYLNEPMKNHISFKVGGPADFLLKPKTEDEIKKLIEFLKNENIPYIVIGNGSNLLVKDGGIRGVVIKIADNFNKFEIEDTKVIAQSGALLSFMGKAILNKSLTGFEFAAGIPGTLGGAIAMNAGAYGGEMKDIVKSVRLMDSKGNIIELSNKEMEFEYRRSLISKSEYIVLSAIIELKEGNFDEIKGYMKELTKSRVTKQPLNLPSAGSTFKRPEGHFAAKLIEDSGLKGLTLGGARVSEKHSGFVVNIGDAKAKDIIELINVVKSTVYSKFGVMLEEEVKILGDE
- a CDS encoding PHP domain-containing protein, giving the protein MEILADYHTHTIYSHGKGTIEDNVKVAIEKNIKTIGISDHGYKHIAYGVKYDSIAKMREEIDKLNEKYKEIEILLGMECNILDDKGNIDLDDKIEDMLDYTMAGYHFGSKPTCIKSALDHAFNYLKFKNWCKDYNTNAVVNAIKNNNLFIVTHPGDKGDVYIEEVAKAAISKNTFLEINSHHGYLNVDQLNKIKNTGVEFVIGSDAHRPEHIGNFEKAIKIAEDAKLDFNLIKNIKI
- the rapZ gene encoding RNase adapter RapZ, with amino-acid sequence MRFIIVTGLSGSGKSEAMKALEDIGFYCIDNLPPTLITKFAELCYQGNSSIDKVALGIDIRGREFFKTLHESLSYLEKENYKYEVLFLDCSDDVLVKRYKMTRRNHPLAKNMQITEGIKEEREILQTLRDKADSIIDTSNMKPRDLKEEVSRLYIEGEDNPKLTISVVSFGFKHGIPIDADLVFDVRFLPNPYYLEELRPKTGDDQDVRDYVMDSDVSREFLTKLEDMIDFLIPQYIKEGKNHLVIAIGCTGGRHRSVTISNLMYDNLIKKGYRAVKRHRDYTLR